A stretch of the Clostridiales bacterium genome encodes the following:
- a CDS encoding DUF3842 family protein codes for MNILVLDGQGGRMGKTLTEEIRKICPGAEITAVGTNSIATGNMMKADCADHYATGENAVIVACRTADVIVGPLGITMADAMMGEISPAMANAVASSLARRVLIPMNLCSTYVAGTVKGSAAILSDAMQYIRQLTEGEKK; via the coding sequence GTGAATATCCTGGTGCTGGACGGCCAGGGCGGCCGGATGGGAAAAACGCTGACCGAGGAGATCCGGAAGATCTGCCCCGGGGCGGAGATCACCGCGGTGGGGACCAACAGTATCGCCACCGGGAACATGATGAAGGCGGACTGTGCCGATCATTATGCCACCGGGGAGAACGCGGTCATTGTGGCCTGCCGTACGGCGGATGTTATCGTCGGGCCGCTGGGCATCACCATGGCGGACGCCATGATGGGGGAAATCTCCCCGGCCATGGCCAACGCGGTGGCTTCCAGCCTGGCCCGCCGGGTCCTGATTCCCATGAACCTGTGCAGCACCTACGTGGCCGGCACCGTCAAAGGCTCCGCAGCGATTCTGTCCGACGCGATGCAGTACATCCGCCAGCTGACAGAAGGAGAGAAAAAATGA
- the udk gene encoding uridine kinase — MIFIGICGASGSGKSTLAHALEERLGSNRCLVLQQDAYYRDHPDLTFEQRVKLNYDEPEIFDHDLLLEDICQLERGGGISRKVYNFSEHRRDDRPDEIILPRDVVILEGIHTFHDRRLTEKMFLKLYMQVEPDICLLRRIERDIVERGRDIQGISTQYLNSVKPMFDKYIRNYISDADVIVANGGKNARIVDILAGYVQDALRGE; from the coding sequence ATGATTTTTATCGGCATCTGCGGAGCCAGCGGAAGCGGAAAATCCACGCTGGCCCATGCCCTGGAGGAACGCCTGGGCAGCAATCGCTGCCTGGTGCTGCAGCAGGACGCGTATTACCGGGACCACCCGGATCTCACCTTTGAACAGCGTGTGAAGCTGAACTACGACGAGCCGGAGATCTTCGACCACGACCTGCTGCTGGAGGATATCTGCCAGCTGGAACGGGGCGGCGGCATCTCCCGCAAGGTATACAACTTCAGCGAGCACCGGCGGGATGACCGGCCGGATGAGATCATCCTGCCCCGGGACGTCGTGATCCTCGAAGGCATCCACACCTTCCATGACCGGCGGCTGACGGAAAAGATGTTCCTCAAGCTCTACATGCAGGTGGAGCCGGATATCTGCCTCCTGCGCCGGATTGAGCGCGACATCGTGGAGCGCGGGCGGGACATCCAGGGCATCAGCACGCAGTACCTCAACAGCGTGAAGCCCATGTTTGACAAGTATATCCGCAACTACATCAGCGACGCCGATGTGATCGTCGCCAACGGCGGGAAGAACGCCCGCATCGTGGATATCCTGGCCGGATATGTGCAGGATGCCCTGCGCGGCGAATAA
- a CDS encoding response regulator → MKNQPGDRKIFNIFRLCFLMLLAVSAIGAAVYTVTNPQIETWGSDVIYLDGLQARDKDGNPIEITANQRYEYDENNILEVNGTLPDRVRDGDYICFLTWYDTEILVNGEEINRFSASAVTLPGGLLKSVYFFTPLQAEYAGQPVTIRYHRGEDSDTCRVFEMTVGTRADLYRMIVEKYGTTFSLGLIILAIAGLVLLIGLFLQIGRKNVLSIIDISLGVGVTAAWILLDSYFYPFVFGSNHIDGIASYLVCLLLPFPYIAYMSSLQKGRHRRTYMVMNIITLAMFILCTLLHFTGLVKFYDTLPFIDFMLAAFMLAELWILVGEYRQGYLKTYRYTAIGFIGMMLFGMGEIVMILRPTASNDGSLILVGLLFLLIFAITQQLRDMRNTELEKQRAMELSRTKTDFLASMSHEIRTPINSILGMNEMILRENKDPEIENYANTIQRSGRMLLGLVNDVLDFSRIEAGVLEITPADYRLTELLTDIAFITREQTDQKGLAFEISVAPGVPDGMYSDEFRIKQILLNLISNAVKYTDKGKVTILVGGEYETPITEKENEIYRLKLTVQDTGRGIREEDRDHLFEAFRRSDLKVNRSIEGTGLGLAIVKNIVDSMHGTVSVESEYNEGSSFTVELPQEVTDKTPVPANPEAVRQPVQPDAVRRTGTFTAPEARILAVDDNRPNLSIVSALLKETEIKIDLCSDGRQALIQCRRNQYDLILLDHMMPEPDGIQTLEMIRKDPHSKNRSTPAVVLTANAVAGSREMYMKAGFADYLTKPLDSALLEKTVRNYIPTNKIHEIPKETKQDPGEENEIFEFEPEGEPEPEEEKIQNTVNPISTIEGIDYQSALANTGGSEEFLRQIMLDIASEAPDKVGALRRSAREGDLKAYRIAAHSIKGLMATIGASQLSDKAKMHEYAATEGRKDYITAHVEELIQEYEQMTSCIIDALK, encoded by the coding sequence ATGAAGAACCAGCCGGGCGACAGGAAAATATTCAATATTTTCAGGCTCTGTTTCCTCATGCTCCTGGCTGTCTCCGCAATCGGCGCCGCCGTCTACACCGTGACCAACCCGCAGATTGAAACCTGGGGCAGCGACGTCATCTACCTGGACGGGCTGCAGGCGCGGGACAAAGACGGGAATCCCATCGAAATCACCGCGAATCAGCGGTATGAATACGACGAAAACAACATACTCGAAGTGAACGGAACGCTCCCGGACCGTGTCCGGGACGGGGACTATATCTGCTTCCTGACATGGTATGATACCGAAATCCTTGTCAACGGGGAAGAGATCAACCGCTTCAGCGCGTCCGCGGTGACGCTGCCCGGCGGGCTCCTCAAATCCGTGTACTTCTTTACGCCCCTGCAGGCGGAATACGCCGGGCAGCCGGTCACCATCCGCTACCACCGGGGCGAGGATTCCGACACCTGCCGGGTATTCGAGATGACGGTAGGCACCCGGGCGGACCTGTACCGGATGATCGTGGAGAAATACGGCACGACCTTCTCCCTGGGACTGATCATCCTGGCGATTGCCGGCCTGGTGCTGCTGATCGGCCTGTTCCTGCAGATCGGCCGGAAGAACGTCCTCAGCATCATCGATATTTCCCTGGGCGTGGGCGTTACCGCGGCGTGGATCCTGCTGGACTCCTATTTCTATCCCTTCGTGTTCGGCAGCAACCATATTGACGGCATCGCATCCTACCTGGTCTGCCTGCTGCTGCCGTTCCCGTACATCGCCTATATGTCCTCCCTGCAGAAGGGGCGCCACCGCCGGACCTACATGGTGATGAACATCATCACCCTGGCGATGTTCATCCTGTGCACCCTGCTGCATTTCACCGGCCTGGTCAAATTCTACGATACCCTGCCGTTCATCGACTTCATGCTGGCCGCGTTCATGCTGGCCGAGCTGTGGATCCTGGTGGGCGAATACCGGCAGGGCTACCTGAAAACCTACAGGTATACCGCCATCGGCTTTATCGGCATGATGCTCTTCGGCATGGGCGAGATCGTGATGATCCTCCGGCCCACCGCGTCCAACGACGGTTCTTTGATTCTCGTGGGCCTGCTGTTCCTGCTCATATTTGCAATCACCCAGCAGCTCCGGGATATGCGGAACACCGAGCTGGAAAAGCAGCGCGCAATGGAACTCTCCCGGACCAAGACGGACTTCCTGGCCAGCATGTCCCACGAGATCCGCACCCCGATCAACTCCATCCTCGGCATGAATGAGATGATCCTGCGCGAGAACAAGGATCCGGAAATCGAAAACTACGCCAACACCATCCAGCGCTCCGGGCGGATGCTCCTGGGCCTGGTGAACGACGTGCTGGACTTCTCCCGCATTGAGGCCGGCGTGCTGGAGATCACCCCGGCGGATTACCGCCTGACCGAGCTGCTGACGGATATCGCCTTCATCACCCGGGAACAGACGGACCAGAAGGGCCTTGCCTTTGAAATCTCCGTAGCTCCCGGCGTTCCGGACGGCATGTACAGCGACGAATTCCGCATCAAGCAGATCCTGCTGAACCTCATCAGCAACGCCGTCAAGTACACCGACAAGGGCAAGGTAACCATCCTGGTCGGCGGGGAATATGAGACCCCGATCACAGAAAAGGAAAACGAAATCTACCGCCTGAAACTGACCGTGCAGGATACCGGCCGCGGCATCCGCGAGGAAGACCGCGACCACCTGTTTGAGGCCTTCCGCCGCAGCGACCTGAAGGTCAACCGCAGTATCGAGGGAACCGGCCTCGGCCTGGCCATCGTCAAGAACATCGTGGACAGCATGCACGGCACTGTCAGCGTTGAATCCGAATACAATGAGGGCTCCAGCTTCACCGTGGAGCTGCCGCAGGAGGTCACCGACAAAACCCCGGTGCCTGCCAACCCGGAAGCTGTCCGGCAGCCCGTCCAGCCGGATGCCGTCCGCCGCACCGGCACCTTTACCGCGCCGGAGGCGCGGATCCTGGCTGTGGATGACAACCGCCCGAACCTGAGTATTGTCTCCGCCCTCCTGAAGGAAACGGAAATCAAAATCGACCTGTGCTCCGACGGCCGCCAGGCGCTGATCCAGTGCCGCCGCAACCAGTATGACCTGATCCTTCTCGACCATATGATGCCCGAACCGGACGGCATCCAGACCCTGGAGATGATCCGCAAGGATCCCCACTCCAAAAACCGCAGCACCCCTGCCGTCGTCCTCACCGCCAACGCGGTGGCCGGCAGCCGGGAGATGTACATGAAGGCCGGCTTTGCCGACTACCTCACCAAGCCCCTGGACTCCGCCCTCCTGGAGAAGACCGTCCGAAACTACATCCCAACAAACAAAATCCATGAAATTCCCAAAGAAACCAAGCAGGATCCCGGAGAAGAAAACGAGATCTTCGAATTCGAGCCGGAAGGGGAACCCGAACCGGAAGAAGAAAAAATCCAGAACACAGTAAATCCCATCAGCACAATCGAAGGAATCGACTACCAATCCGCCCTGGCCAACACCGGCGGAAGCGAGGAATTCCTCCGGCAGATCATGCTGGACATCGCCTCCGAAGCCCCGGACAAAGTGGGAGCCCTGCGCCGCTCCGCCAGGGAAGGCGATCTTAAGGCCTACCGCATTGCTGCCCACTCCATCAAGGGACTGATGGCCACCATCGGCGCCAGCCAGCTGAGCGATAAGGCAAAGATGCACGAATATGCTGCCACAGAAGGCCGGAAGGACTACATCACCGCCCACGTGGAAGAGCTGATCCAGGAATATGAGCAGATGACCAGCTGCATCATCGACGCACTAAAATAA
- a CDS encoding polysaccharide biosynthesis tyrosine autokinase, which produces MENGSLRIDFKKLAVYLLKRCWLIILCAAIGFAGMYWYSNNYEQDTYTAFATVYVLNGNPNLVNYQYTNMNDLSSAVALLDTYTVVIKSTKVMSVVTERLASEYPGISAGYIANTLTMGSVAETGVLKIISTTPDAKLSADICNAVVDVAPAEIIRVVNAGNIEVIDYAETPRYADERSPMKKGIIGALAGGILAAMLLILLFLLNRKVTDTEDLTDKYTPPVLAEIRRKNVKGSEPARLLLDSGSLVEQIESYAKLRMNLLYTLAGKEKKAIVISSAISGEGKSTIAANLAISCAMSGKKVLLVDADIRRACQKDHFKYEIETPGLSEALIGEGNWWDMVIPSGRENLSILPAGHAAPNPAELLSLPALPAMLSEMEKEFDLVLFDTPPMNVVSDPLALSSYVAGCILVIRQNYSDHREIRKALVSAEMAGMSVLGFVFYGEKLKQGQYYGKKYYKKYYSRYEKQAEK; this is translated from the coding sequence ATGGAGAACGGATCCCTGCGGATAGATTTTAAAAAACTGGCTGTTTACCTTCTGAAACGGTGCTGGCTGATTATCCTTTGTGCGGCCATCGGGTTTGCGGGAATGTACTGGTATTCGAATAATTATGAGCAGGATACTTATACTGCTTTTGCGACGGTATACGTCCTGAATGGTAATCCTAATCTGGTAAATTACCAGTATACAAATATGAATGACCTTAGCTCTGCGGTTGCGCTGCTGGATACCTATACGGTGGTGATTAAGAGTACTAAGGTGATGTCTGTTGTTACAGAACGTTTGGCATCAGAATATCCTGGTATAAGTGCAGGGTATATTGCCAATACGCTGACTATGGGGTCTGTTGCTGAAACTGGTGTGCTCAAAATCATCAGTACAACACCGGATGCAAAACTGTCCGCGGACATTTGTAATGCAGTGGTAGATGTAGCTCCGGCAGAAATAATTCGCGTGGTCAATGCCGGCAATATTGAAGTGATAGACTATGCGGAAACTCCAAGATATGCAGATGAACGATCTCCAATGAAGAAGGGAATCATTGGTGCATTGGCAGGAGGTATCTTGGCTGCCATGCTGCTGATACTGTTATTCCTGCTGAACCGAAAGGTGACGGATACAGAAGATCTGACGGACAAATATACCCCGCCGGTTCTGGCTGAAATCCGGCGAAAGAATGTGAAAGGTTCAGAGCCTGCCCGGCTTCTGCTGGACAGCGGCAGTCTGGTAGAACAGATTGAAAGTTATGCAAAACTGCGGATGAACCTGTTATATACATTAGCAGGCAAAGAGAAAAAAGCGATTGTTATTTCGAGTGCGATTTCCGGGGAAGGCAAATCTACCATTGCGGCGAACCTTGCGATTTCATGTGCGATGAGTGGAAAAAAGGTGTTGCTGGTGGATGCAGATATCCGCCGGGCTTGCCAGAAAGATCATTTTAAATACGAGATAGAAACACCTGGCCTGTCTGAAGCACTGATCGGAGAAGGCAACTGGTGGGACATGGTGATTCCATCCGGACGGGAGAACCTGAGCATTCTTCCGGCTGGTCATGCGGCACCGAATCCCGCGGAACTGCTTAGCTTACCGGCGTTGCCGGCCATGCTGTCAGAGATGGAAAAGGAGTTTGACCTGGTTCTGTTCGATACGCCGCCGATGAATGTGGTCTCTGATCCGCTGGCACTTTCGTCTTATGTGGCAGGCTGCATTCTGGTGATCCGGCAGAATTACTCGGATCATCGGGAAATCCGTAAAGCTTTGGTATCTGCGGAAATGGCAGGCATGAGTGTTCTCGGCTTCGTGTTTTATGGAGAAAAACTGAAGCAGGGTCAATATTATGGAAAAAAGTATTACAAGAAATATTATAGCCGGTACGAAAAACAAGCGGAGAAATAA